The Mycolicibacterium parafortuitum nucleotide sequence AGCACCTCGTCGGAGGTGGTGACGCCTTCGGTCGATCCGTAGCCGACGATCACGCCAGCCGCCCCGGTGCGCATCAGGTGCAACGCGGTGCGGTGGTCGAGCACGCCGCCGGCGACCACCGGCACGTCGAGCTCGGAGATGAACGTCTTCAGGTTCAGCGGCTCGCCCGCGCCGTCGTGGTCCTTGGCGACCCGCTCGGCGGAGATGATGGTGCCCTGGATGACCAGCAGGTCGATGCCGGCCTGGACCAGTGTCGGCGTCAGCGCCTGCGCGTTCTGCGGGCTGACGCGCACCGCGGTGGTGACGCCGGCCTCACGGATCCGCGCGACCGCGGCACCGAGCAGTTCCGGGTCCAGCGGTGCGGAGTGCAGCCGCTGCAGCAGACGGGTGGCCGCGGCGGGATCGGGATCCTTCTCGGCGACCTCGAGGACCTGCGCGATCTTGTCCTCGACGTCGGCGTGCCTGCCGATCAGGCCCTCGCCGTTGAGCACGCCGAGCCCGCCGAGCCGGCCGAGCTCGATCGCGAACTCGACCGACACCAGCGCGTCGGTCGGATGCGATACGACCGGGATCTCGAACCGGTACGCGTCGAGCTGCCAGGCGGTCGACACGTCCTTCGAGGAACGCGTGCGCCGCGACGGCACGATGTTGATGTCGCTGAGCTCGTAGGTGCGACGGGCGGTCCGGCCCATGCCGATTTCCACCATGTCTCGCATGTTGACTCCCCTGTTTGGCCCCGTAGACCCTAGCGGGTGGTGTAGTTCGGCGCCTCGACGGTCATCGTGATGTCGTGGGGATGGCTCTCCTTGAGCCCGGCCGCGGTGATCTGGACGAACTGGGCCTGCTGCAGCGCTTCGATGGTAGCGGAGCCGGTGTAGCCCATCGCGGCGCGCAGACCGCCGACCAGCTGGTGGATCACGGTGGACAGCGGGCCGCGGAACGGCACCCGCCCCTCGATACCCTCGGGCACCAGTTTGTCCTCGGACAGCACATCGTCCTGGAAGTAGCGGTCCTTCGAGTAGCTGCCCCGCAGGTTCCCGGTGGCGCCGCGCCCCTGCATCGCGCCCAGCGACCCCATGCCGCGGTAACTCTTGAACTGCTTGCCGTTGACGAAGATCAGGTCACCGGGCGACTCCGCGGTGCCCGCCAGCAGCGACCCCAGCATCGCGGTCGACGCGCCGGCGGCCAGCGCCTTGGCGATGTCACCGGAGTACTGAAGCCCGCCGTCGGCGATCACCGGCACGCCGTGCGGCGCACACGCGGCGACCGCCTCCAGGATCGCGGTGATCTGCGGGGCGCCGACACCGGCGACCACGCGGGTGGTGCAGATCGAGCCGGGGCCGACGCCGACCTTGACCGCGTCCGCGCCGGCCTCCACGAGCGCGGCGGCCGCGGCGCGGGTCGCGACATTGCCGCCGACCACCTCGACGCGGTCCCCGACGGCACGCTTGAGCCGCGCCACCATGTCGAGTACGCCGCGGTTGTGCGCGTGCGCGGTGTCGACGATGAGCACGTCGGCACCCGCGTCGGCGAGCGTCATCGCCCGCGTCCACGCGTCCTCGCCGACGCCGACGGCCGCGCCGACGAGCAGCCGGCCGTCACTGTCCTTGGTGGAGAGCGGGAACTGCTCGGTCTTGACGAAGTCCTTGACCGTGATCAGGCCGGTCAGCTTGCCGTTCCCGTCGACGATCGGGAGCTTCTCGATCTTGTTGCGGCGCAACAGTCCCAGCGCGGCTTCCGCGGACACCCCCTCCTGGGCGGTGATCAGCGGGGCCTTGGTCATCACCTCGGAGACCGGCTTGGACTGGTCGACCTCGAAGCGCATGTCCCGGTTGGTGATGATTCCCACCAGCGAGCCCGAGTTGTCCACCACCGGCAGCCCGGAGATCCGGAACCTCGCGCACATCGCGTCGACCTCGGCGAGGCTGTTGTCCGGGGAGCAGGTGACCGGGTCGGTGACCATGCCGGCCTCCGAGCGCTTCACGGTCTCGACCTGGGCGGCCTGTTCGGCGACGGGAAGGTTGCGGTGCAGCACACCCATGCCGCCGGCGCGGGCCATCGCGATCGCCATGCGCGATTCGGTGACGGTGTCCATCGCCGAGCTGACCAACGGCACCTTCAGACGGATCCGGCGGGTCAGCTGACTGGAGGTATCGGCTGTTGCCGGAATCACATCCGACGCGGCGGGCAGCAGCAGGACGTCGTCGAAGGTGAGCCCGAGCATCGCGATCTTGGTGGGGTCATCGCCGCCCGTGGGCACCGGCACCGCGATGGGGATGCTGCTTTCGGCGATCGACATGTAATGAGCCTTCCGTAACACCTGGAAAATTCCATCTTATCGGCACGGCGACCTGCCCGATGAGCGCTGGCGCGATACCTGGGGGGCTGCGTAGTCTGGGGACGTGCGAGACCACCTGCCCCCAGGACTGCCGCCTGACCCGTTCGCCGACGATCCGAGCGATCCGTCGGCGGCGCTCGACGCCCTGGAACCGGGGCAGCCGCTGGATCCCCAGGAACGCATCGCCGTCGAGGCCGACCTGGCCGACCTCGCGGTCTACGAGGCCCTGTTGGCGCACAAGGGAATTCGCGGGCTCGTCGTCTGCTGTGACGAATGCCAGCAGGATCACTACCACGACTGGGACATGCTGCGCGCCAACCTGCTGCAGCTGCTGGTCGACGGCACCGTCCGTCCGCATGAGCCCGCCTACGACCCCGAGCCCGACTCCTACGTCACGTGGGACTACTGCCGGGGTTATGCCGATGCGTCGCTCAACGAAGCCGCGTCGGAATCCGACGGCTATCGCTGACAGCCGAATTCGACTTCTCCTACTCACCCACTCCCGGGAGCAACACCGGCGTCGTCGTCGTCGGAACCACCGCCGTCGGTACCGCAGTCGTCGGTGACGGTGCGGGCTCCTCGGCCGCGGCCGGTGCGCTGGTCTGCGCGGGCGCGACCGCGGCAGACGTCGTCGCAACCGTCGTGCTCGGTGACGGCGCCTGTGACGGCGTGCTCGGTGACGACACGGTCGTCGACTGACGCACCACCGTGGTCGACGTCGGTGGCGCGGTCGTCGGTGGCACGGTCGTGGAGGAGGGCGGGACAGCTGTCGAGGACGGTGGCACGGTCGTCGACGACCGGGTCGCACCCACCGACGAGGACGGTGTGGCCGTCGTAGGCGCGGTCGTCACCGACGAGGGTGCGGTCGTCACCGACGAGGGTGCGGTCGTCCCCGACGAGGGTGCCGTGGTTGCGGAAGAAGGCGCGGTCGTCTCCGACGAGGGTGCCGTCGTCTCCGAAGAAGGCGCCGTCGTCTCCGACGAGGGTGCAGTGGTCTCCGACGAGGTCGTGCCGGGTTCGAGCAACACCGCCGGCAACTCGGGGAACGTGGGCAACGGGGCGCCGGGCGGCACCGTCGCGACCGGGTCCTGGGCCTCGACCTTGACCGTCAGCTCCTGCCACTGAGCGATCAGCTCTTCCTTCTGGTCGACGTCACCGACGGTCGCGACCGTCGTGGTGACCGCCTCCAGCTTGGCCTGCGCGCCCTGCCAGTCGCCCTGCTCGATGAGCTGCTGGACCTGCTGCATCTCGGTCTGGGCGGCCAGTATCACCGCGTCGTCACGGGTCTGGGTCTGCTCACCGAACAGCATCGTGCGCATCCCGTACAGCGCGTCGCCAGGGCCGGACCCCGCGACCACCGCACCGAACCCGCCGATGGCCAGCACCGCTGCCGCGGCCGAGCCGACGAGGGC carries:
- a CDS encoding GuaB3 family IMP dehydrogenase-related protein, encoding MRDMVEIGMGRTARRTYELSDINIVPSRRTRSSKDVSTAWQLDAYRFEIPVVSHPTDALVSVEFAIELGRLGGLGVLNGEGLIGRHADVEDKIAQVLEVAEKDPDPAAATRLLQRLHSAPLDPELLGAAVARIREAGVTTAVRVSPQNAQALTPTLVQAGIDLLVIQGTIISAERVAKDHDGAGEPLNLKTFISELDVPVVAGGVLDHRTALHLMRTGAAGVIVGYGSTEGVTTSDEVLGISVPMATAIADAAAARREYLDETGGRYVHVLADGDIHTSGDLAKAIACGADAVVLGTPLAISAEALGGGWFWPAAAAHPSLPRGSLLQVVDEDRPSLAQVLNGPSDDPFGSLNLVGGLARSMAKAGYCDLKEFQKVGLTVGR
- the guaB gene encoding IMP dehydrogenase codes for the protein MSIAESSIPIAVPVPTGGDDPTKIAMLGLTFDDVLLLPAASDVIPATADTSSQLTRRIRLKVPLVSSAMDTVTESRMAIAMARAGGMGVLHRNLPVAEQAAQVETVKRSEAGMVTDPVTCSPDNSLAEVDAMCARFRISGLPVVDNSGSLVGIITNRDMRFEVDQSKPVSEVMTKAPLITAQEGVSAEAALGLLRRNKIEKLPIVDGNGKLTGLITVKDFVKTEQFPLSTKDSDGRLLVGAAVGVGEDAWTRAMTLADAGADVLIVDTAHAHNRGVLDMVARLKRAVGDRVEVVGGNVATRAAAAALVEAGADAVKVGVGPGSICTTRVVAGVGAPQITAILEAVAACAPHGVPVIADGGLQYSGDIAKALAAGASTAMLGSLLAGTAESPGDLIFVNGKQFKSYRGMGSLGAMQGRGATGNLRGSYSKDRYFQDDVLSEDKLVPEGIEGRVPFRGPLSTVIHQLVGGLRAAMGYTGSATIEALQQAQFVQITAAGLKESHPHDITMTVEAPNYTTR
- a CDS encoding DUF5319 domain-containing protein, producing the protein MRDHLPPGLPPDPFADDPSDPSAALDALEPGQPLDPQERIAVEADLADLAVYEALLAHKGIRGLVVCCDECQQDHYHDWDMLRANLLQLLVDGTVRPHEPAYDPEPDSYVTWDYCRGYADASLNEAASESDGYR
- a CDS encoding anti-sigma-D factor RsdA, with amino-acid sequence MPDFGRPDFGRGNSGGDPSLHEINRIDQMLDALGAQQQPYVTDHAEAELAQLLAGWRDDVRETPMGHVATPQQAEAALYRTPTAKPSGPGRRFSLALVGSAAAAVLAIGGFGAVVAGSGPGDALYGMRTMLFGEQTQTRDDAVILAAQTEMQQVQQLIEQGDWQGAQAKLEAVTTTVATVGDVDQKEELIAQWQELTVKVEAQDPVATVPPGAPLPTFPELPAVLLEPGTTSSETTAPSSETTAPSSETTAPSSETTAPSSATTAPSSGTTAPSSVTTAPSSVTTAPTTATPSSSVGATRSSTTVPPSSTAVPPSSTTVPPTTAPPTSTTVVRQSTTVSSPSTPSQAPSPSTTVATTSAAVAPAQTSAPAAAEEPAPSPTTAVPTAVVPTTTTPVLLPGVGE